ACGCACACCGAGGTCGCCGAGATGCTCGGTGTGGAAGAGGGAACAAGCAAGGCGCGGTTGTCGCGCGCCCGCGCGAAGCTGCGCGCGGTGCTCGCCGACGAAGACACGCGCGCCTCACGTGCAGGACACGCAGGACGTGCGGGAGACGAACGATGACCACCGACGATCGTATCCGCGAACTCGCCCGCGACTACAACGCTCCACCCCGCGCACTCGACGCCGCCCGGCGCGAGGAGATCTGGAATCGCATCCAGCGGGAGCGCGGCGCCTCGTCGCCACGCACCGCCCACCGTATCCGTCCGCGGCACCGCAACCGTCTGCAAACGATTGCCGCGGTCGCAGCGGTCCTGTTGATCGGAATCCTGATCGGTCGCACGACGGTGGATCGGCCCGACGAACGCCAGGCAACCACCAGCGACCACGCGACGGCCAACGTCGACCGCGTGACGACCACCAACGACCACCCGGTGACCCCCGGCAACGGCCTGGGGACCCCCGGCGAACGCCTGTCGGCCGACGACACTCCGTCCCCCGACGCGACGCACCGCCTCGCCACGCGCGACTACCTGCTGCGCACCGAGACCCTGCTCACCGAGTTCCGGCTCGCCGCGGCGAGTCCGACGCCCGAATCAGCCCTGCCAGGGACCGGCCCCTGGGCTTCGAGCCTGCTGCTCGAGACGCGGCTGCTCATGGACAGCGCGATCGGGGAGAACCCGGACCTGCAGCGCCTGCTGCGAGACCTCGAACTGATCCTGGCCGAGATCGTCCAGCTGGCCGACGCCGCCGACGAGCGCGAACGCCAGGAGATCCGCCGGAGCCTCGAAGAGCGCGGCGTGCTGTTACGTCTGCGCCGAGCCGTACCCGCCAAGGCCGGAACCCGCGGCGCCTGAGCGCGCGGCACCGAAGGAGCCCACCATGAAGACCATCCTGTCCTGCCTGATCCTGGCCCTGCTGGCCGCGCCGACGCACGCGCAGCCCGAGGGCCTCGAGGTCACGGCCGAGGACCTCTACTACGAAGCCCGCGCCGAGCTGCGCGCCGGCGACTACGCCCAGGCCGCAACGGGATTCGCCGAGGTCGTCGAGCGCCATCCGGACGACGAGCTGGCCGGCCGCGCGCTCTACTGGCGTGCCTTCGCCCTGTCGCGTCAGGGAGACCGTCTGGCCTTGCTGGCCGCCAAGCGCGCGCTCGAGGAACAGTTCGAACGCTATCCCGACGCCGCGCGCGAGGGGGACAGTGCGGAACTCGCCGTCGAGATCCGCGGCGAGCTCGCCCAGCTCGGCGACGCCGACGCCGCCGCCGACATCGCTCGCCTGGCCGACGACATCCGCGGCGGATCGAGCGGCGCCACGCTCACCGAGGAAGGGGCGTTCGACGACGAGACCCGCCTGGCCGCCCTCAACGCCCTGCTGCAGATGGACCCGCAGCGCGCCATGCCGATCCTGCGGAAGGTCCTCACCGAGAAGCCCGAGGACTACTCGACCGAGTTCCGCGAACGCGCCGTGTTCCTGCTCAGCCAGAACGCCCCCGACCGCGACACCGTGCTCGACACCTTCATGCACGTCATCGAGAACGACCCCAGTGACGAAGTGCGCGAGCAGGCCGTGTTCTGGCTGAGCCAGACCAACGATCCGCGCGTGGTCGACATCCTCGAGGACATGGTCCGCGGCAACGACGAGGATCCCGGGATCCGCGACAAGGCGATCTTCGCGCTCAGCCAGATCGGCGGCGACGAGGCGAACGACGTCCTGCGCAACCTCGCACTGGACGAGGCCGCTCCCGCGGAACTGCGCGGCCAGGCCGTGTTCTGGATCAGCCAGAGCGGCGACCAGCGCGCGCCCGAGTTCCTCGTCCAGCTCTTCCGTTCGACCGATGACACCGAGCTGAAGGACAAGGCCCTGTTCTCGATCAGTCAGCTCGGCGGCGCCGAAGCCAGCGACTTCATGGTCTCGGTCGTGCGCGACGCGGGCGAGCCGGTCGAGGTCCGCAAGCAGGCGATGTTCTGGATGTCGCAACTCGGCGGGACCGTC
The Candidatus Krumholzibacteriia bacterium genome window above contains:
- a CDS encoding HEAT repeat domain-containing protein, producing MKTILSCLILALLAAPTHAQPEGLEVTAEDLYYEARAELRAGDYAQAATGFAEVVERHPDDELAGRALYWRAFALSRQGDRLALLAAKRALEEQFERYPDAAREGDSAELAVEIRGELAQLGDADAAADIARLADDIRGGSSGATLTEEGAFDDETRLAALNALLQMDPQRAMPILRKVLTEKPEDYSTEFRERAVFLLSQNAPDRDTVLDTFMHVIENDPSDEVREQAVFWLSQTNDPRVVDILEDMVRGNDEDPGIRDKAIFALSQIGGDEANDVLRNLALDEAAPAELRGQAVFWISQSGDQRAPEFLVQLFRSTDDTELKDKALFSISQLGGAEASDFMVSVVRDAGEPVEVRKQAMFWMSQLGGTVDADAILQLYREVDDVDVREQAVFALSQLGTRDATAALIDIARDTDDRELREKAVFWLGQSSDPEARDFLADLIGEDF